The Rhododendron vialii isolate Sample 1 chromosome 3a, ASM3025357v1 nucleotide sequence CTACAACAGCTACTGCAAAAATTAAACACCGGTCTTTAGATTAATAGAGACAACTGTTGTGGGCCTGTGGCCACCCTCTTTCCCCAGTGAAATGAAGCACTTCTATTATGTCCTTGAGTTAGCTAAAGAATGTAAATAATAATTGCTTAGACCAACATCCGATTCCTATTGTATGTCATTAGGTTTAAAGCCCATTGCACCAGAGGTCACTCCGTGGCAAGTTCAAGCATGCCTAGCATTTAAGTTggatgaagttttttttttttttgataggcaagtTAGATGAAGTTAGTGAACTAGGAAAATGGTTAACAAGGCCTTAGTAAATGTGAAACCCAAATTACGACATACCAAGCTAAGCAAATGAATTCGATTAATTCCGGCTATGAAATGGGGAGGAAGGGATCATGTCTACCAACTACACAAACTTAAAACGCATAAACAAAGGGGTGCAAAGAGATAAAATCCcaagaacgaaaaaaaaaaaaaaactgaagaaaAAGATACTCACCTCTGGGTAGCAATCTTGATGGGTAACTGTCTGGTTTTTTGTACTTACATATACTTCACAAGATACTCTTGCCTGgtgaaaatttcaagaaaaccGAATAAATGCATTGAGGTAGAAGGTCTAACTTCTGGTGCAGGCAGAAAAGAAATCTCGAACATATGAACAAGTACTTGGAATCGCCAAAAAACAGATGGAAGACAGACAAGGACCCTCAATGTAGCATACCATTTTAAGGCTAACAACGGGACTAATAAAAGCACGTTCATGCGCATATGTAGTACtggtaaaagaaaatgaaaagtcacTATAGCTTAATCAGAGAGCCCAGCACACACCAACTTGTTTTGCTTATCAGGATTGTCCTTAAAAAATCCATAACTTCGAAACTATGTTTTATGCGATACATATCAGAAACTATGCACTTATGAACAGCTATTTGATGGTGGCTGCATTGCTACAGAGACTATGCATCCTAATAAGATCTCAGGGTTCATCTGCATGCCCATTTGCAATTACCTTACCCTTGATCAGAACACACATTTTTTGTTCATAAATGTTTGCAAGGGGTATTATGGTAAAGTGCAACATAAAACAACACTGCTACGAATCAACAGATGACCAATCAATACAAACATAGTGAACTAATCCAGCTGCTAAACCCCCCCTTCCCAAATAGCTTTCATCAATGGGTTGCACTTAAAATTCAGTATTGTTTCATCATCCCTAACTCAAAGAGAAACACCACAAGAACCCAACAAATCCGTACAACCATAACTCCGCAGAAAGCAACTCCCTCTCcttttcaaaaccctaatttcctcATCCCCACATGTCCAGGGGTGGCTCCACTACCGGGGGTGCTGCAGTGCACCTCCCGCACTACATGTGTAGTGCGGCCAATCCAGCCGTCCATCTTGGcaatagacggctcggattttcatTCAAACAATGGACGGGTAGGATTTGTAGAAGCTCGGATTATATCCAACCgttcattgtcaagatcgatggcCCGTGTGCGCCCTACAGGGTGCCTTACACGGCCTTACACCATAGGATTTTCCAATCCGTCTTTAAGTGCTTCGCTGAGttcaaaaaaatgcactaaaattctgtatattttctatgaaaattgattttttataatATTGTCTGCATTTTATCATTCATACAATTCACTTGAATTCGTTACTAGGTAGATCAATAGCTCAATAAAAACAACTAAACCAGGCCCGCTaagttttcaaccaaaataaattttactccctccgtcccattttgatAGCCCCAACTAAAAACACTAttcaatttttggataaaaaattaacgTACTTTACTTTTTGATCTCAAAATTGTACATTTCTTTTCGTAGGGACGAAGTGAGTACACACTGTTTTGTgtacaaaaaatttctcacaCTTGCCAACGCTGAGACAAAATTCTGACTAAATTGAAATCAAAACAACGAACGAATTTCGCATACCTTGATTGGAACATCAACGAAGAAGATCCCAACCGTTCCCTTGACCACCGAATCCGTATCAAAAGGAATCAAGCCCCTGGCCAAATCCTCAACCAAATAAACCACATCATGAACCACTTCCAATCCGTCAAGCACAAGCGTAGCATTAACATACGAGGATCCCCTAGCCCTAATCTCCCCGCCATCCGACGTCACGAACCCCAGCTCTCGCCCGCGGTACCCGACGGACACGACGAGGGACGAGTATCGGAAAGAGAAGAAGTCGCGGTTGAAGACTCGTagggtcagagagagagagacggagagagagagccgagggGAGGTGAGGACTTGGATTTTGTTGAGGCGGAGGCGGGAGAGGGTGAGGGTCGGGTCGGAGGGGTAGAGGAGGAGGGCGGCGgcggagaggaggaggagggcggCGGCGGAGAGGGCGAGGCAGCGGCGGAGGGAGCGGTTGTTGCGGGTCTGAAAGGGGTAGAGGGGTAAGACGACGTAGTTTTGGTGGGTGGGGGGGTTTGGGGGCAGGGGCGCGTAGAAGTCTTCGTGCTTTGTCGTCATGTTCGGTTTTGGTTGGAGAGATGTGTACAGAGACCTAAAAAAGTCTCGAGTCATAAGGTTGGGGGAAAATGTCTTGAGGCATAGGTTAGGTAGAATTACAAAATTAAGCCCAAAACTTTCACTCAAATGTCTCGTAAACATTTACTCCTTctgtctcaaaatatttgttcggtccgtAAAACGAAAACgttaaaataatacaatttttttggaaaaaatctaaaagtttttaaacaatttactagatataaatgagttcttttaatttatgatgaaaaaagtttaaattttttcttaaaagaagtGTGAGTATGTTATCGTCAttgctttagttttttttttttttgtcaatattagTGGGGTATTAAAGTTAACACATGAAAATTCAAAGGTTATCCATAGTCCTGACCCCAAAGCCCGTCCTCGTGAGGCGAGCACAGAGAGgaaaatgagacaaccaactaGACTAGCAGTGGTTTCTCTGTCCTTGCTTCAGTTTGGTaaggaaataaagaggaaaTGAACAGGTACTTATCTTATCGAAAACAACAATTTTTGCAGTATTGAAAGAGGAACACTATTGAAATTACTGTACAAGTAATTTATTGCAACTATATTATCAAAAGACAGCAATTTGATCATGCCAACTTACCAGTCAAAACTAATGCAATTTGGAAAGGAGGAGTATTATATTTCTATGGTTGAAGAAAAAGACCGGTTCTTGTTGGAATTTTTGCTTCCCAGAAATGCAGGATCCCAAATAGTCACTTTCAAGTAGAAACGGTGCAATCCAAATAGGTTCATATTTTGACCCGTAATCCCTTTTAGTATGGGTGAATTATGGCATCCGCGTTATCACATTCATACTGTACTAATTGATTATTGTCCACGTTGATaaccaaaagaacaaaaaagagctTTCTCCACACCGAGAGAGGTCAGAATGATGTgcaccactgccaccaccacatTAGATTGGTCAACAATCATGTTTGATATACCTAATTTTTCAGTTAAATAATGTTGATTTGGATCTTAATGAGAAGTTATGGATTTGGATTTTAAaaagtgatcaatggtgaaGATGTGGATTTGAATTTTATAAGGATTAATGCTCAAGTAGTCTATacttttcttctctttgtttAGATTCGGCAATCGTGCATATGACACGTCTTAgtttatttgtccaattttaaaAACGAAATTTTTTAAGAGAACATAAAACACAAATAACATCGTGTCGTGTGGGACTCATTTCGGAGTCTTACGTAAATGATTGGATatgttcaatttatttaaaatatatcTATTTTAACAACCTTACAAAAAACAGCTCAGTCATATATGAGTAATATTTTGATCAGCTCAATTATTATTTGCTCAATTTTTGGACAGAAGATAGTAGAAGATATAGATTACAATCCGCAAGAAAAGATGACATTAAGTTTTAATTAAGGATTATTCTAACATCTGCCAAAAGGGTATAAGATAATAGGtaaaatgtgtattgatatttgagaaatgtgtattgatatttgtgaaagtctAAAAATATCCGTGAGAGATGCATTGATATCCAAACTTTGAAATTATGTGTATATTATTCTCCGTCTAGTAGGCGGAAGTTAGCAAAATTGGAGCAGTACTGCTATAGATGCCGATAGGTACCGTATAGACCGCGTACCGATGGCCACCAGGGCTCACTACAGGCCCTGCATGAaaaatccgagccattcaataattttaaaacaaaaaaccgagtgggtgtcgtaaaaaatcaaatcaatccaatatgtgtaggtgcttgatTGAAGCTTCCCATTTTTCATCAAATCTTCCCACTTTTccctatttttacaaaatggaaGGATCGGATTGAGCACTTACACATCTCGgatttagctgattttttataatgccccctcaactttttaaaaaaatttattgaacggcttggattttCCGTGGAAGGCCCGTAGTGGGGCCCTATACGGCAGTCGATACACCATCTGTATGGAAACTGTCGGTCTTCATATCTTTTTCGAGCAAAACcgcgcgcgcggccgtctccggccaccagacggccgatccgagccgtccaaaatttttttaaaaaaaaaccgacacatatatacacgaaaaatatggtgtctagatcaagcaccctacacacatcggatgccgttgattcccgggccgggcccctcggtttttttttaaaatttttttggacggctcggatcagtcgtccggtggccagagacggccgcGCGCTGCGGTCGGTACCGTTTCCCTACACTATTCATCGGTGCAAATAGGATTTCTGTTAATTAAAAACCTCGTCATTGACCACTTGATTTGGTGATTCATTGGCTTCTAGAACAAAATGCCTCACACAGATGAGACACTTCAAAGTTAAACTCCCTAACTTTTCAACACGCACGCGCTGACGCGACATCCCAATGTCTCATGTTTCCcacgaccctctctctctctctcacaatcttcttctttctcgtCCGCGTCAAATTTCGTGTCCCGACCCAATTCAGCCGCCCTTCAAAATTGAACCCAAATCGAAACAGAAACCAAACTCCTCTCTTTAACAACGCGTACCTTCCACCCCACTTCTCCCCACCTTTTTCTCAGAAAATTCTTGCGTGTAGACTCATACTATATATGTGGCCTTTTTGATTCGCCCTGACCTCATTCTCACACACCCTTTCGTCGATTTCTTTAATCAACCCATTTCGATTTGGTCTACTCCTCTGTTCTCGATCCATCTCTTTTTCGTTTCATTTCGAGTTGGGTCGTtgaatttgggatttttttaaaaaaaatatacaaggaAGATGAATTCGGCCATGAGATTGTTTGCGCTTCCGATGGTTGGTTTCTTTTTCATGGCGATTCTCCAAGTTGCACGCGGACAGGGATTCGCTCCTTCTCCTGCACCAACTAATCTTCCAGCCAACGACGGTATGTCAATATTTATGCACAATTTCACCAtttgtggttgttttttttccccctcttgtTTCCTTCTGGGGTGGGGTTGTCTTAGGCTATTGTTTAATGTCCGGAATTTAAGAGGAAatcaaaaaaatgtttcttaGAGAAATTCCAATACCATTCCAATTAGTAGAATTACTCATACCAATTAGTAGAATAAATTAGCCCAGAGTAATCCCATTTAAGTGACGAATTTGACTTCTCTGCAGTCTCTTGTGtttctaatggttcagattttaaaaatattttttccaagaAGAGTCTTTTTGAAATATGGACAGTTGAATGCAAGCATTTGGACCGGAAAAAAGCCGGATCCTAAGTGACTGGGTAGCTCATGGAGTATTTAGGATGAATTTTAACCTGAGGAATTATGTAACTACCAAATTATATTTCCACTTACCCTTCAAAGTCCATTCCATTTGTgtgataaaattgaaaaatactaatcggaaatttgtttttcttatcaAATGCAGGCACCGCGATTGATCAAGGAATTGCTTATGTACTCCTACTTGTGGCACTCGCGATTACGTACCTCATCCATTGATGTTTTGATCTCTCGcgttctgttttcattttcggCCATTTTTTTACTTCCATTTTATCTcgattctttatttttgttcttgtaTCTATTGCGAGATGGTCCACGGGTTTCTGTATGGATGCATTCCTTGTAAAcgaaaactccaaaaaaaaaaaattaccaggCATGATGTAAGTGTTCGAAGTTTTGTACAATGGAACGCGACTCGTAATTCCTCCATTCTCTTCTACCGAATGTACAAGAAAGACGGGCTCACAAATTCGATTATGTAATGCAGATATCCCTGTGGGTTTGCCtagattgatttttttaacactATGGTTGAGGCGTGCCCCATTGAACATTGCTTTTTTCCAATGAATGTGTTCGGGCGAGTTTACCGCACCTTGGAAAATTCATTCCGTAGATATTGGTTGGGTCATGGGTGAGACGCTCCTTTATTGGTCGAGTTTTACGATGCATTCTGCAGCTTTCTTTCACAATGTTCTCTCTTCTATGACCTTCACAGACTAGcaagaaaattgaaatgtttggctaatggggaaaaaaatttgaaattgctAATGTGTACAAAAACCGACTTGAGTAAAATGTAAAGATCAAATAAAATATGGGAAGATCATAGAATGgaaaaatctggaccgttgattgatgagatcgacaATTGTGTATCGTCCTACATGCGCACTACACAGGGGTGTACTACAGCACGTCCGGTTCCCAATAATCATAACTAAAATCGTCCAGCTTATGTTTTAGTACTGGGATATTATTACAT carries:
- the LOC131320179 gene encoding uncharacterized protein LOC131320179 isoform X2, with amino-acid sequence MTRDFFRSLYTSLQPKPNMTTKHEDFYAPLPPNPPTHQNYVVLPLYPFQTRNNRSLRRCLALSAAALLLLSAAALLLYPSDPTLTLSRLRLNKIQVLTSPRLSLSVSLSLTLRVFNRDFFSFRYSSLVVSVGYRGRELGFVTSDGGEIRARGSSYVNATLVLDGLEVVHDVVYLVEDLARGLIPFDTDSVVKGTVGIFFVDVPIKARVSCEVYVSTKNQTVTHQDCYPE
- the LOC131320179 gene encoding uncharacterized protein LOC131320179 isoform X1, producing MTTKHEDFYAPLPPNPPTHQNYVVLPLYPFQTRNNRSLRRCLALSAAALLLLSAAALLLYPSDPTLTLSRLRLNKIQVLTSPRLSLSVSLSLTLRVFNRDFFSFRYSSLVVSVGYRGRELGFVTSDGGEIRARGSSYVNATLVLDGLEVVHDVVYLVEDLARGLIPFDTDSVVKGTVGIFFVDVPIKARVSCEVYVSTKNQTVTHQDCYPEVTLQISRQSKSMGYSGRT